The sequence AAGTTTGTATCAGCATCTCTCCATTGATAATCAATTCCATAAAGATTGAACACAGATAGCAACGAACGAAGAAATTTCCTTTCTCCCAATGTTCCGGCTAAGTTTCTTGCTTTACCTCCTAAAGCATCACCTTTTGTTAAAAGGTAACGATATACAAGTTCATCAATGAAATTTTCGCCTGCCGGTTCAAGAAATTCTTTAATCAGTCCTTTGATTGCAAGTGTCTTATCATCATCAGTTAAATGATTCAATGATTTCTCAGAAAGTCCTGCAGCCGTAAGTAAGCCTACTCTAAGATCTTGGATATATAAAAGGTCTTCAGGGCTTTTCACATTCTTTGCCAAGGATTTGAGTGCTTTCGCTTCTTCAACGTAAGGAACTGCTAAATAGTTTTTCTCTAATGCAAGTGCAATAAAGCCTGCTCTGGTTTTTTCTCTGGAAGTAACTAAATCTTCCGCACTTTGTATTGCTACACTGAATTTTATCTTTTTTGCCATAAGTAAACACATTTGCGGACTTCGGTTCGCCCATAGTTGCCCATTTGCTGACTGCTGTTTCCTTTGCCTTTAGGCAAAACAAATATTTTATTGATATTGTATCCAAAGTCTTCTGCAAACTCAGATAAAATTAAATCGGCCGGGATTTCTTCACCGCCGTAACGAACATTGTCGTTTACCATAACACAATACCCGCCGTTTTTGGTAACTCGCGCCATTTCGCAAACAACAAAACACAATTCCAGAAAATAGTTTCTTACCATTCTCGGAATATTGTTATTATTCAACTTCTGCAATTTATTCAACACGTCAAGAACTTTATTGACTTCAGTCATTGCATCTGAATCGTTGTAAACTTTCATAACCTGGTCAAAGGTTTCAGGTCTGCCGATAGAAGCATAAAATTGATATAGTTGATCAATTTTTTCTTTGTTTTCAACGGTGCAAGAAAGCATTGATTGACGAAGATTACGAACTTGTTCATTGTTATAACCAAGATAAACCAGCTCCAATGCATAAGTTCTTGTGTAGTCGTATCGGTTGCAGTAAGGTGGTGAAGTAACGATAAAATCAAAAAAATCATTTTCAAGTTTTGGCAATTCTTCAAGACACGAACCCTGAATGATTTTAACAGGATGTTGTTTGTGTCCGTTGCTTTCAAATTGGTTAAAAAGAGATTCTGACGTATTCGATGATACGTCTGTGATTATTTGATGTAACTTATGTTTTAATGCGTCTTCAAAAGTTAATATTTCACCTTTGTCAAAGGGCTTTCCGGAAAGTTCTCTTTTTGAACGATAATCCCAACGCAAATATTGTCCGTCTTTTCGAGTGAAGCTGATTTCTTCCAAAACTGTAAAAGCGGCAAGGCGTAAAACGGCTTGGATTTTTTTTTCTTTAATTTTTGAGCAGTAGGTCAAGTACTTGTTAAGATATTTTTCTGTCTCGTCAGGAAAAGCATCTTTGGTAATTGAAATGTGTTTTATATGATGATCGTAGAGGTCGACTTTGACAAGTTCGGTCCAAATATTTTTTACAGTTTTTATTAATTGCTCCGTGTCGATGCCGTTCAGTGATTCTCTCGCCTGCATAACGAAATCACCAATGGGCAAAAGCTCAATTCCATACGATTTCCAGCCGAGTTCTTGTGCAGCGAAAAGCGTTGTCCCGACTCCAGCAAATGGATCTAATACTCGTCCAGGCTGTGAAGAATATTCTGTCAGGAAGTATTTTACAAGACTGGATGAAAAACCTTCTTTGTATTTGAACCAGCGATAAACTGGCTTATCTTTATTAGCTTGAAAGCTTACTATTTTCCGGCTTAAATTATAGGCAGTCTCCAACCTGTCTGCAAATCGGTCGTAAAGTCTTTGTCGTTCAGTAAGGAATATTTCTGCTGCTTGTCTCATTGCTCAAATTTAACATTTTGTTCTCTGTTAGTCTATAAGTTCGTAAGAAGTATATGATGTGTATCTTATATTAGATTTTTTTGGAGTAAGAAACAATTCTACATCATACCCGGTTTTTGGTTTGATGCTGCTCTTTGTACAACTACTTTTATTCTTCTCTTTCGAGTCGCTTCTCTTTTTGCGTTCATTATCCATCCGATATAAATATTCTGATAGGAACTTGCGAAGCTCTTGAAATTTGTCCAAGCAGTTTTGTCCTTCATAAGAGCAATTTTCAAATCAGAGGGGAGAGGAAGTTCTTTTTGTGCTGAGTATGCTTCTGCCCATTTGCTGTTCTTTTTTGCTTCTTTAATTTTTTCTAGACCGGCTTTGGTCATCTTCTTTTCTTTAATCATCTTTTCTGCTCGTTCTTTATTGAGCTTTGACCAGATACTATTTTTATTACGCGTAGTAAACTTCTGCATAAACTTTTCATCGTCTATCCACTTTACTGTTGTATCGATCCAGCCAAAGCAAAGCGCTTCTTCCACAGCATCGTCGTATGGAATTCTTGGTTTACCGGTATGCCTTTTATAATAGATGAGCCAGACCTCTTTCTCCTTGTTATGGTGCTTCTTGAGCCACGCCCGCCA is a genomic window of Ignavibacteria bacterium containing:
- a CDS encoding restriction endonuclease — translated: MCLLMAKKIKFSVAIQSAEDLVTSREKTRAGFIALALEKNYLAVPYVEEAKALKSLAKNVKSPEDLLYIQDLRVGLLTAAGLSEKSLNHLTDDDKTLAIKGLIKEFLEPAGENFIDELVYRYLLTKGDALGGKARNLAGTLGERKFLRSLLSVFNLYGIDYQWRDADTNLWLTRPPDDTGIENRIKGLCWGESKKKRLLLMNISVPVVKKNVDISILYGTVDDLKKEKRSIVRNPEKYIALGELKGGIDPAGADEHWKTANSALSRIRRSFEKKRLKPKTFFIGAAIENSMAVEIFKQLQKRTLGNAANLTNDEQLTVICNWIAHL
- a CDS encoding site-specific DNA-methyltransferase — translated: MRQAAEIFLTERQRLYDRFADRLETAYNLSRKIVSFQANKDKPVYRWFKYKEGFSSSLVKYFLTEYSSQPGRVLDPFAGVGTTLFAAQELGWKSYGIELLPIGDFVMQARESLNGIDTEQLIKTVKNIWTELVKVDLYDHHIKHISITKDAFPDETEKYLNKYLTYCSKIKEKKIQAVLRLAAFTVLEEISFTRKDGQYLRWDYRSKRELSGKPFDKGEILTFEDALKHKLHQIITDVSSNTSESLFNQFESNGHKQHPVKIIQGSCLEELPKLENDFFDFIVTSPPYCNRYDYTRTYALELVYLGYNNEQVRNLRQSMLSCTVENKEKIDQLYQFYASIGRPETFDQVMKVYNDSDAMTEVNKVLDVLNKLQKLNNNNIPRMVRNYFLELCFVVCEMARVTKNGGYCVMVNDNVRYGGEEIPADLILSEFAEDFGYNINKIFVLPKGKGNSSQQMGNYGRTEVRKCVYLWQKR